From the genome of Thermogutta terrifontis, one region includes:
- a CDS encoding hydroxypyruvate isomerase family protein, giving the protein MKTQLTRRAMMGTLAGTAVATTMGRYARAEAEPSAPLKGNINHSVCRWCYGRVSLEELCAFCKKIGIKSVELLGPNDFETIKKYGLTCAMVSSGASIPKGFNKLENHDELVERYEKMIPIVAEAGFTNLICFSGNREPGLDDEQGLKNCVVGIKRILGLAEKHKVVLVMELLNSKVNHKDYMCDHTAWGVELCKRIGSENFKLLYDIYHMQIMEGDLIRTIQENIQYIAHFHTGGNPGRHEIDETQEIYYPAVMKAIVATGYKGFVGQEFVPRNPEPAAALASLERCVRICDV; this is encoded by the coding sequence ATGAAAACGCAACTGACACGACGTGCGATGATGGGGACACTGGCGGGAACCGCTGTGGCGACGACCATGGGACGCTACGCACGGGCTGAGGCAGAACCTTCGGCCCCGCTGAAAGGGAACATCAATCACTCGGTATGCCGCTGGTGTTACGGGCGGGTCTCGCTGGAAGAACTGTGCGCATTCTGCAAGAAAATTGGAATCAAGTCGGTGGAGTTGCTTGGTCCGAACGATTTTGAAACCATCAAAAAGTACGGACTGACGTGCGCGATGGTCTCGTCTGGGGCGAGTATCCCCAAGGGGTTTAACAAGCTGGAAAACCACGATGAGTTGGTCGAGCGGTACGAAAAGATGATCCCCATCGTGGCAGAGGCGGGTTTTACGAACCTCATTTGCTTCTCCGGAAATCGCGAGCCGGGTCTGGATGACGAACAGGGGCTCAAAAACTGCGTCGTGGGGATCAAACGAATTCTGGGCCTTGCCGAAAAGCACAAAGTTGTTCTGGTGATGGAACTGCTCAACAGCAAGGTCAATCACAAGGATTACATGTGCGATCACACGGCGTGGGGCGTGGAGCTGTGCAAGCGGATCGGCTCCGAAAATTTCAAACTGCTCTACGACATCTACCACATGCAGATCATGGAGGGGGATCTCATCCGCACGATCCAGGAAAACATTCAGTACATTGCCCACTTCCACACGGGAGGAAACCCGGGTCGGCATGAGATTGATGAGACGCAGGAGATTTACTATCCGGCCGTGATGAAGGCAATTGTGGCGACAGGATACAAGGGCTTTGTTGGCCAGGAGTTTGTGCCCCGCAATCCCGAACCGGCAGCGGCACTTGCGTCCCTCGAACGCTGCGTAAGGATTTGTGATGTGTGA
- a CDS encoding DUF1559 domain-containing protein, which yields MKRLRLSQRTGSGFTLVELLVVIAIIGILIALLLPAVQAAREAARRSQCTNNMKQVGLGLQNYHDTYKSFPPGVVWGQGCMGAPAGDTSAQDYCQNNQVPLAYHHTWNAMILPFIEQKTVYDTINWKAPAWIGPDLQGRSPQGVVSTAIPTLRCPSDGNFLKPNQSNNIAITNYPGSEGYHWHPNPCCVGNWDPWNAVPDPITQTCTIHGVFTQTRTTNISQITDGTSNTIICCEKDSVGHYGGPIRTSGSGKRRAISDAIACSAFLGTAVGGWGANETGQHVQNVDGGSKSAWSWFRWNPGTYMPTYIAAWGPNAEWPSPSSYHPGGVNALMVDGSVQFIRDNIAWGTWFRLNSIADGLVLQSAF from the coding sequence ATGAAACGGCTTAGACTCTCGCAGCGGACAGGCAGCGGTTTTACGCTCGTCGAACTTCTTGTCGTGATTGCCATCATCGGGATTCTCATCGCTTTGCTTCTGCCGGCAGTCCAAGCTGCCCGCGAAGCCGCCCGGCGATCACAGTGCACCAACAACATGAAGCAGGTGGGCCTGGGGTTGCAGAACTATCACGACACCTACAAGAGTTTTCCGCCCGGCGTGGTCTGGGGACAGGGATGCATGGGTGCACCGGCAGGAGATACTTCTGCCCAGGACTATTGCCAGAACAATCAGGTTCCTCTCGCCTATCACCACACATGGAATGCCATGATCCTGCCTTTCATTGAGCAGAAGACGGTGTACGACACGATCAATTGGAAGGCTCCCGCCTGGATTGGCCCCGACCTTCAGGGAAGAAGTCCGCAGGGGGTGGTGAGTACGGCTATCCCGACGCTCCGCTGTCCCTCGGATGGCAATTTCCTGAAGCCCAACCAGTCTAACAATATCGCCATCACCAATTACCCGGGCAGCGAGGGGTACCACTGGCACCCCAATCCTTGCTGCGTGGGCAATTGGGATCCCTGGAACGCTGTGCCGGACCCCATCACCCAGACCTGCACCATTCACGGTGTTTTCACGCAGACGCGGACGACCAACATCTCTCAAATCACGGATGGCACCAGCAACACGATCATCTGCTGTGAAAAAGACTCGGTGGGCCACTATGGTGGGCCCATTCGCACTAGTGGATCAGGCAAGCGCCGGGCCATCAGCGACGCCATCGCCTGCAGCGCTTTTCTGGGGACGGCCGTCGGTGGTTGGGGTGCTAACGAAACCGGCCAGCACGTGCAGAATGTCGATGGGGGTTCGAAGTCGGCGTGGTCCTGGTTCCGGTGGAATCCCGGCACCTACATGCCGACGTATATCGCCGCCTGGGGCCCGAACGCCGAATGGCCGAGCCCTTCAAGCTATCACCCTGGTGGCGTGAATGCCCTCATGGTGGACGGCAGTGTTCAGTTCATTCGCGACAACATCGCCTGGGGGACGTGGTTCCGACTCAATTCGATTGCCGATGGCCTTGTGCTGCAGTCGGCATTTTAA